In Vibrio tritonius, the following are encoded in one genomic region:
- the wrbA gene encoding NAD(P)H:quinone oxidoreductase: protein MTTTIVVLYYSRHGSTLSIARQIARGVESIPECEAVLRTVEDLSLGSRQYEDPIITLDELKQCDGLALGSPVWFGNMAAALKHFWDQTTALWVNGDLIDKPACVFTSSSTMHGGQETTQNSMMLPLLHHGMMVLGIPYSEPKLHTTERGGTPYGASHVALHKAGTKPTLSGDEIELAQQLGKRIASVAKKLKMVAV, encoded by the coding sequence ATGACCACCACGATTGTTGTACTTTATTACAGTCGCCATGGCAGCACGCTTTCTATTGCAAGACAAATCGCTCGGGGAGTGGAATCCATCCCCGAGTGCGAAGCGGTGCTGCGCACTGTAGAAGATTTATCGTTGGGATCTCGCCAATATGAAGATCCCATCATTACTTTAGACGAACTCAAACAGTGCGACGGACTGGCGCTAGGCAGCCCTGTTTGGTTTGGTAACATGGCTGCAGCCCTAAAACACTTTTGGGACCAAACCACAGCCCTTTGGGTTAACGGCGATCTCATCGATAAACCCGCCTGTGTCTTCACGTCCTCATCAACAATGCATGGTGGACAAGAAACGACACAAAATTCGATGATGCTACCACTCCTGCACCACGGCATGATGGTACTCGGTATTCCCTACTCAGAACCTAAATTGCACACCACAGAACGCGGTGGCACTCCCTATGGAGCTAGTCATGTTGCGCTGCATAAGGCCGGAACAAAACCGACGTTAAGTGGCGATGAAATAGAGCTAGCCCAGCAGTTGGGTAAACGAATTGCAAGCGTAGCTAAAAAGCTAAAAATGGTCGCCGTATAA